From the Kribbella sp. CA-293567 genome, the window CGATCGGGTGGTGCTGGTGGCGGACGAGGGCGATCCGGTCGGGTACGTCGTACTGCTGGTGCCTCCGGTGACCGAGGACCCGGTCGAGCTGCTCCGGATCGCGGTCAGCCCGGCGGAGCGGCGTACGGGGGTCGGTGGGCAGTTGATGACGGCGGCGCTGCAGCGATGTGCCGGCCGGACGGTGTTGCTGGAAGTTGCTGCAGGCAACAAATCGGCCGGGGCGCTGTACCGGGGGTTCGGGTTCGGGGAGATCAGCCGCCGGCGCGGGTACTACGCCGGCGGCGAGGACGCAGTGATCATGCAGTGGCAGGAACAGCATCGGTTGGAGCGGGTTGATGAGTGAGAACGAGCCGTTGATCCTCGGGATCGAGACCTCGTGCGACGAGACCGGGATCGGCATCGTGCGTGGGCAGACGCTGCTCGCCGACGCGATCGCGTCCAGTGTCGAGGAGCATGCCCGGTTCGGTGGCGTCGTGCCCGAGGTCGCCAGTCGCGCGCACCTCGAGGCGATGGTGCCGACGATCCGCCGGGCCTGCGAGACGGCCGGGATCAAACCGTCCGATGTCGACGCGATCGCCGTCACCAGCGGCCCCGGCCTGGCCGGCGCGCTGCTCGTCGGAGTCGCGGCGGCGAAGGGACTCGCGCTCGCGCTCGAGAAGCCCTTGTACGGCGTGAACCACCTGGCCGCTCACGTTGCCGTCGACACCCTGGAGCACGGCGACATCCCCAAGGGCGCGATCGCGATGCTCGTCTCCGGCGGTCACTCGTCGCTGCTTGCCGTCGAGGACATCACCGTCGGCGTCGAGCCGATGGGCGCCACCATCGACGACGCGGCCGGCGAGGCGTTCGACAAGGTCGCGCGGGTGCTCGGGCTGCCGTTCCCCGGAGGTCCATATGTCGACAAGGCGGCACGGGATGGCGGCGACGCGCTCTACGTCCGGTTCCCGCGCGGGCTGACCAGCCAGAAGGACCTGGAGCGGCACCGCTTCGACTTCTCCTTCTCCGGTCTGAAGACGGCGGTCGCGCGCTGGGTCGAGGCGAAGCGGCGAGACGGTGAGGACGTGCCGATCAACCACGTCGCCGCCGCGTTCCAGGAGGCGGTCTGCGATGTGCTGACCCGCAAGGCGATCGACGCCTGCAAGGACCGTGGGTACGAACATCTGCTGATCGGTGGCGGGGTCGCGGCCAACTCGCGGCTGCGGGCGATGGCCGAAGAGCGCTGCACGGCGGCCGGCATCGCCGTACGGGTGCCGCGGCCGGGGTTGTGCACGGACAACGGCGCGATGGTGGCTGCGCTCGGGTCGGAGCTCGTGCGAGCGGGCAAGGCGCCTTCTCCGTTGGGGCTGCCGGCCGACTCGTCGATGCCGATCACGACGGTGCTGAACTCGTGAGGTGGGAGCGAGGTGACGGATTCGTCGCCGACGACGACGTCGCGCGGGTCGATCTCGACGTGGTGCACGGCTTCATCAGTACGTCGTACTGGGCGGCGGGGATCTCCCGCGACCTGATGCAGAAGGCGATCACCGGGTCTTTGAACGTCGGCGTGTACGACGCCGACGGCGCTCAGGTCGCCTATGCGCGGGCGGCGACGGACCGGGCGACCTTCGCCTGGATCGCCGACGTGTTCGTGCTGGAGTCGCATCGTGGTCGCGGGCTCGGCAAGTTCGTCGTGTCGACGCTGCTGGAACATCCCGAGCTGCAAGGCCTGCGACGGTTGATCCTGGCAACGGCCGATGCGCACGAGCTCTACCGGTCGTACGGTTTCGACGACGTCGCAGACCCGAGTCGCCTGCTGACCATCCACCGCGACGCGACGATCCTGTACGGCCAGAACGACGGCGGCGCAGAGCTCGCCGCAACACCAGCCGACGCGCGGAACCACTCGTGACCCCGATGCAGGGCTGCGAATCCGCCTTGTCTGCCGTTGATCCGTCGGCATGCGGCAACCTGATGCGGTCAGGCGTCACCTCGGCGTCTCCGCGAGGTCAGCTGACGTGGTCCGGCGTGCCCCTCGTGCTCGCTGACCTGGATGCGGCTCTGTCCTGGGCACCTTCACGGACGGCGGCGAGCTGATGTGCTCTGGCGTGACTTCGGCGTCTTCGCGAAGCGAGCTGGCGTGGTCTGGGCATGAACTTGGCTTCGCGGATGGCGGCGAGCTGATGTGCTCCGGCGTGACCTTGGCGTCTTCGCGAAGTGATCTGGCGTTGTCTGGGCATGAACTCGGCTTCGCGGACGGCGGCGAGCTGATGCGATCTGATCTGACCTCGCTGTCTTGGCGAGGCGAGCTGACGTGCTCTGGCGTGAACTCGACCTCGGGTGGTGAGAGGTGACGTTCCCTCGGATCGACCTGCTGAGGTCGCCTGCTGATGCCACCGAGTTGATCCTGCTCGCCCACGGTGGGCAGGAGGCGTCGCTCGCTCCGACCGGCGACTGGCGCGCACCGATCCTGCGAATGTGGCCGTTCGCCTCGGTGGCGATCTCCGCCGCCCGCGGTTCCGCGGTCGGCTTGATGCGCTACCGCTACCAGGGCTGGAACGGCGCTGAGGCACACGCTTCCACCGACCTCCGGGCGGTTCTCGACCGGCTGCCCGCACGGATCACCCGAGTGCTCCTGATCGGACACTCGATGGGCGGCCGCGCTGTCGTTGCCGTCAGCAACCACCCGCTGGTCGACCGCACCCTGGCCCTCGCCCCGTGGCTTCCGGCAGGAGAGCCGCTGGTCAAGCCGCAGGGCCCCGTGGTGATGGCCCATGGCACGGCCGACCGAGTCACCTCCCCGGCACTGACCGCCGCCTATGCCAAGCGTCTACGAAAAGCGGGCACGCCGGTCGCCTTGATCGCCGTCGACGGCTCGGACCACACGATGCTCGGGCGTAGCGCGGACTGGAACGCCCTCGTCCGCGACTTCGTCCAAGGCACCGCGGGCGCCCTCACCACCGACGCCGATCACCTCGATCAGCTACCCCGATCAGGC encodes:
- a CDS encoding GNAT family N-acetyltransferase, which codes for MRPAIRSAVTSDLEALVALDQICFGDPAWSAESWGAEFARLGTDRVVLVADEGDPVGYVVLLVPPVTEDPVELLRIAVSPAERRTGVGGQLMTAALQRCAGRTVLLEVAAGNKSAGALYRGFGFGEISRRRGYYAGGEDAVIMQWQEQHRLERVDE
- the tsaD gene encoding tRNA (adenosine(37)-N6)-threonylcarbamoyltransferase complex transferase subunit TsaD, with translation MSENEPLILGIETSCDETGIGIVRGQTLLADAIASSVEEHARFGGVVPEVASRAHLEAMVPTIRRACETAGIKPSDVDAIAVTSGPGLAGALLVGVAAAKGLALALEKPLYGVNHLAAHVAVDTLEHGDIPKGAIAMLVSGGHSSLLAVEDITVGVEPMGATIDDAAGEAFDKVARVLGLPFPGGPYVDKAARDGGDALYVRFPRGLTSQKDLERHRFDFSFSGLKTAVARWVEAKRRDGEDVPINHVAAAFQEAVCDVLTRKAIDACKDRGYEHLLIGGGVAANSRLRAMAEERCTAAGIAVRVPRPGLCTDNGAMVAALGSELVRAGKAPSPLGLPADSSMPITTVLNS
- a CDS encoding GNAT family N-acetyltransferase, which codes for MRWERGDGFVADDDVARVDLDVVHGFISTSYWAAGISRDLMQKAITGSLNVGVYDADGAQVAYARAATDRATFAWIADVFVLESHRGRGLGKFVVSTLLEHPELQGLRRLILATADAHELYRSYGFDDVADPSRLLTIHRDATILYGQNDGGAELAATPADARNHS
- a CDS encoding alpha/beta hydrolase family protein, with product MTFPRIDLLRSPADATELILLAHGGQEASLAPTGDWRAPILRMWPFASVAISAARGSAVGLMRYRYQGWNGAEAHASTDLRAVLDRLPARITRVLLIGHSMGGRAVVAVSNHPLVDRTLALAPWLPAGEPLVKPQGPVVMAHGTADRVTSPALTAAYAKRLRKAGTPVALIAVDGSDHTMLGRSADWNALVRDFVQGTAGALTTDADHLDQLPRSGRAEAPLHGVLEIAKSRLRRRVVGQF